Proteins from a genomic interval of Pogoniulus pusillus isolate bPogPus1 chromosome 42, bPogPus1.pri, whole genome shotgun sequence:
- the LOC135192524 gene encoding protein phosphatase 1 regulatory subunit 3C-like — protein MPVDLAVRLCLSHSPPICKLLNSYEELRGNRGHKPLRSCLNQKLKAEPEPERRDNTKSSRGQKKKRVVFADMKGLSLTAVRFFSKIEEDLCDLQHALSDLASFRPRPRDARPEACRYVLDFPQPSADYRTFRSRLHSNLVCLESCLIQDRVLSGTVKVRNIEYEKQVMVRISFDGWKSFRDVSCQYMHSTYGSADTDIFSFELVLPKPSLSCRATEFCISFHCGQKIHWDNNQGRNYRICHMGTAHPPSHAVKSASGAWEHLGTSRAAALVLSRLQTWRRSEARAPYW, from the coding sequence ATGCCCGTGGACCTGGCCGTGCGGCTCTGCCTGAGCCATTCGCCCCCCATCTGCAAGCTGCTCAACTCCTACGAGGAGCTGCGAGGCAACCGGGGGCACAAACCCCTCCGCTCCTGCCTCAACCAGAAGCTGAAAGCAGAACCCGAGCCTGAGCGGCGAGACAACACCAAGAGCTCCAGGGGCCAGAAGAAGAAGAGGGTCGTGTTTGCTGACATGAAGGGGCTCTCGCTGACGGCTGTCCGCTTCTTCTCAAAGATCGAGGAGGACCTCTGTGACTTGCAGCATGCCCTGTCTGACCTGGCCTCCTTCCGACCCAGGCCACGGGACGCACGCCCAGAAGCCTGCAGGTATGTGCTGGACTTCCCACAGCCCTCTGCAGACTACAGGACTTTCCGCAGCCGCCTGCACAGCAACCTGGTctgcctggagagctgcttgATCCAGGACCGTGTCCTGTCTGGGACGGTGAAGGTCAGAAACATCGAGTACGAGAAGCAAGTGATGGTCCGCATCAGCTTCGACGGCTGGAAGAGCTTCCGAGACGTCTCCTGCCAGTACATGCACAGCACCTATGGCTCAGCTGACACAGACATCTTCTCTTTCGAGCTTGTCCTGCCCAAGCCATCGCTCTCCTGCAGAGCCACCGAGTTCTGCATCTCCTTCCACTGTGGACAGAAGATCCACTGGGACAACAACCAAGGGAGGAACTACAGGATCTGCCACATGGGCACGGCCCACCCTCCTTCTCATGCTGTGAAGAGTGCCAGTGGGGCGTGGGAGCATCTTGGCACCTCTCGGGCTgctgccctggtcctgtctcGCCTGCAGACCTGGCGGCGGTCGGAGGCCCGGGCTCCCTATTGGTAG